A window of the Bdellovibrio svalbardensis genome harbors these coding sequences:
- a CDS encoding DUF1653 domain-containing protein, whose translation MNNIEVGQVYKHFKGNSYRVLQIAKSSETLEELVIYEALYSNPEGQIWARPLKMFMETVEVAGSKVPRFAIAPVLLGLFLVLARPSVSMASDWDVATTNESMESCYDVERLVRSELRKQCQLLNKELRAMVWSECSQRDDGGYVTTFRMSGQGRCL comes from the coding sequence ATGAACAATATTGAAGTAGGTCAGGTGTATAAGCATTTCAAAGGGAACTCATACAGGGTTTTGCAGATTGCCAAGTCCAGCGAAACTTTAGAGGAACTGGTAATCTATGAGGCTCTTTACTCCAACCCTGAAGGTCAGATTTGGGCTCGTCCACTCAAAATGTTCATGGAGACCGTTGAGGTCGCGGGCTCAAAAGTTCCAAGATTTGCAATCGCACCTGTTTTGTTGGGGCTGTTTCTGGTTCTTGCGCGGCCGAGCGTCAGTATGGCGTCTGACTGGGACGTCGCAACCACCAATGAATCCATGGAATCCTGCTATGATGTCGAGAGATTGGTGCGATCAGAACTTCGCAAGCAGTGCCAATTGCTCAATAAAGAATTGCGCGCGATGGTTTGGTCGGAATGCTCGCAAAGAGATGACGGCGGATATGTCACTACTTTTAGAATGAGTGGCCAAGGTCGATGCCTCTAG
- a CDS encoding LysR family transcriptional regulator: MKPENLNLNALKYFVDTVELGSFSQAAEKNHVSRPAISQSILRLEDSIGFALLNHKRKAFALTEEGHSFYHKAKKSLALVSEIFSSPSSDKAGLKIGCSATLAEFLIIPNLEKFTKSTQTELQIQFGTTAKVRQLIADDEINLGFLIDDGSTFEFQTVPLFEGHFVLLSKSGELANPVVTTFARPETLQLQQHLHKRKQTVKRVQIDSWKMCHHFAASNSGTCLVPDLLPGKTLKPVSLPGFKPTYKVLAVMKNRNLLSESEQRLLKELEMKYSK, encoded by the coding sequence ATGAAACCTGAGAACTTGAACCTCAATGCTTTAAAGTACTTTGTCGACACAGTGGAATTGGGTAGCTTCTCCCAAGCCGCAGAGAAGAACCATGTGTCCCGGCCGGCCATCAGTCAGTCGATCCTTCGACTCGAAGATTCGATCGGTTTTGCGCTTTTAAATCATAAACGCAAAGCCTTTGCGCTGACAGAAGAGGGTCACAGCTTCTATCACAAAGCAAAAAAATCCCTGGCGCTCGTAAGTGAAATCTTTAGTTCTCCATCCTCTGACAAAGCGGGCCTCAAAATTGGCTGTTCTGCAACCTTGGCGGAGTTTCTCATTATTCCAAATTTGGAAAAGTTCACCAAAAGCACTCAGACTGAACTGCAAATTCAATTTGGTACAACCGCAAAGGTACGGCAACTTATTGCCGATGATGAAATCAATCTTGGCTTTCTTATCGACGACGGCAGCACTTTCGAATTTCAGACGGTCCCTCTTTTTGAAGGACATTTCGTATTGCTTTCAAAATCAGGTGAGCTGGCAAATCCTGTCGTCACAACCTTTGCACGACCGGAAACTCTGCAGCTCCAACAGCATTTGCATAAACGCAAGCAAACCGTGAAGAGGGTTCAAATTGATAGTTGGAAAATGTGTCATCATTTTGCGGCTTCGAATTCAGGAACCTGTCTGGTTCCTGACCTTCTTCCCGGAAAAACGTTAAAGCCGGTATCACTCCCCGGCTTTAAACCTACTTATAAAGTTTTAGCAGTGATGAAGAATCGAAACTTGCTTTCTGAAAGCGAACAACGACTTCTTAAAGAACTTGAAATGAAGTATTCCAAGTAG
- a CDS encoding methyl-accepting chemotaxis protein, translated as MSEVSAQRESKDVPVKANINIKKLFSFAFLTIGLLIALIFLAVRYEVYRIEQATLKLSQTTEAALDASKVKYHIVQIQQFVTDASLTGDRDGLDEAKKHLDDVHKNIEAMKVLAPHHASTFNRLAEEAKALHAVGMEMFAAYTEKGKNEGNLIMKRPQTGLDASSLVIANEIDALVEKLIAEEMTSGKDLSQAEANLNLVLAILAGVSLLVMVVAFAMLKTKLTEASRLLQDLQSSSFQVATSGGEIANAANKLSSAAVESAATIETTTASTEEISSIIKENAKGAVQARDISGIAQEKAKEGQQEVVRLITSMGEIAQGSKKIEEIITVIDDIAFQTNLLALNAAVEAARAGEQGKGFAVVADAVRTLAQRSATSAKEISDLIRSSVDKIEYGSGVAESSGEALNQIVAAVEKVTHINTEISVASEEQARGIDAINKSINDFDRTTQSNAASAEECAASSQELAEQSKILREMLLKLGAVLGV; from the coding sequence TTGAGCGAAGTTTCCGCTCAACGCGAAAGCAAGGATGTTCCTGTGAAAGCCAATATCAACATTAAAAAACTTTTCTCCTTTGCATTTCTGACCATTGGATTGCTGATTGCCCTTATATTTTTGGCGGTTCGATATGAAGTTTATCGAATTGAACAGGCGACATTGAAGCTATCTCAAACAACTGAGGCAGCCTTGGATGCCTCTAAAGTTAAATATCATATCGTGCAGATCCAACAGTTTGTTACGGATGCCTCTTTGACGGGGGATCGTGATGGTTTGGATGAAGCTAAGAAACACCTCGACGACGTTCATAAAAATATCGAAGCGATGAAAGTTCTCGCACCTCATCATGCATCCACCTTCAATCGACTTGCTGAAGAAGCCAAAGCCTTGCATGCCGTAGGAATGGAGATGTTTGCTGCCTATACCGAAAAAGGTAAGAATGAGGGGAATCTGATCATGAAGCGCCCTCAAACAGGATTGGATGCCTCTTCATTGGTAATCGCCAACGAAATTGACGCCCTGGTTGAAAAGCTAATTGCCGAAGAAATGACTTCGGGTAAGGATTTATCTCAAGCAGAGGCCAATCTGAATTTGGTCTTGGCTATTTTGGCAGGCGTTTCTTTGTTAGTCATGGTTGTGGCTTTTGCAATGCTCAAAACGAAGCTGACGGAAGCAAGTCGCCTTCTTCAGGATTTACAAAGCTCAAGTTTCCAGGTGGCGACCTCCGGCGGTGAAATTGCGAATGCCGCAAACAAACTAAGCTCTGCGGCTGTTGAGTCGGCGGCGACGATCGAAACAACCACGGCATCGACGGAAGAAATTTCAAGCATTATTAAAGAAAACGCCAAAGGGGCGGTACAGGCTCGAGACATCTCGGGGATTGCTCAGGAAAAAGCCAAAGAGGGGCAGCAGGAAGTCGTGCGATTGATCACGTCGATGGGTGAGATCGCTCAGGGCTCGAAGAAAATTGAAGAGATCATCACGGTCATTGACGACATCGCCTTTCAAACAAATCTTTTGGCACTGAATGCGGCTGTCGAAGCGGCTCGCGCCGGTGAGCAGGGTAAGGGCTTTGCTGTCGTCGCCGATGCGGTTCGAACTTTGGCACAAAGAAGTGCCACTTCGGCCAAAGAAATTTCTGATCTGATCAGATCCAGTGTCGATAAAATCGAATATGGTTCGGGCGTTGCTGAGTCCAGTGGGGAAGCACTCAATCAAATCGTCGCGGCAGTCGAAAAAGTCACCCATATCAATACGGAAATCTCAGTGGCCAGCGAAGAGCAGGCGCGAGGAATTGATGCCATTAATAAATCCATCAATGACTTTGATCGAACCACTCAGAGCAATGCGGCCTCTGCAGAGGAATGTGCCGCTTCATCTCAGGAACTCGCAGAGCAATCGAAGATCTTGCGAGAGATGTTGCTGAAGTTGGGCGCCGTCCTGGGTGTGTAA
- a CDS encoding MipA/OmpV family protein → MLGRFWFFILTIFLTAVPLQAAEESKPLREEGKPLWEYGFGIGYARYAQYPGSDEYSELVLPFPTFQYRGTILRADDQEGGRAYLLKENKWSLEFSGGGRLPLDSSKSQAREGMENLPLVVEIGPQLIYSVDHSWEFKLALFPSMAIYGSSIRQNGGLASIEVQYRWHDEWGGVFESPLMLSGIFSLEAKTASQEFNATYFEVPLQNATATRPAYSASAGFLENQISYFQRLSSGKLTVYVGGSYSDFSNSANKQSPLLRANSNFEYALGLTYVLGESARRSVPIEDTEGLINRAMQKRNDHLKRFE, encoded by the coding sequence ATGTTAGGTCGTTTCTGGTTTTTCATTCTGACAATTTTCTTAACGGCAGTTCCCCTGCAGGCCGCGGAAGAAAGCAAGCCTCTGCGTGAAGAGGGCAAGCCTCTTTGGGAGTATGGGTTTGGTATCGGCTATGCCCGTTACGCTCAATATCCGGGATCAGATGAATACTCAGAACTAGTTCTGCCCTTCCCGACCTTTCAATACCGCGGAACCATTCTTCGCGCTGACGATCAAGAAGGTGGTCGCGCTTATCTTTTAAAAGAAAACAAATGGTCCCTCGAGTTTTCCGGTGGTGGACGTCTGCCGCTAGACTCCTCGAAGAGTCAGGCGCGCGAGGGAATGGAAAACTTACCCCTGGTTGTGGAGATTGGTCCGCAATTGATTTACTCCGTCGATCACAGTTGGGAATTCAAACTCGCGCTTTTTCCCTCGATGGCAATTTATGGAAGCTCCATCCGTCAAAACGGGGGGCTCGCCTCCATCGAAGTCCAATATCGGTGGCACGATGAATGGGGCGGAGTTTTTGAGTCACCACTGATGCTAAGTGGAATTTTCTCTCTAGAGGCAAAAACGGCCTCTCAGGAATTCAATGCCACCTACTTCGAGGTTCCACTGCAAAATGCCACCGCTACGCGCCCCGCATACAGTGCAAGCGCTGGATTTTTAGAGAATCAAATTTCATATTTTCAAAGACTGTCTTCAGGGAAGCTGACTGTGTATGTGGGAGGGTCCTATTCGGACTTTTCTAATTCCGCAAACAAGCAAAGTCCTTTACTAAGAGCGAACTCGAACTTCGAGTATGCGCTGGGCCTTACCTACGTTCTGGGAGAATCAGCAAGACGCTCAGTGCCTATCGAAGACACTGAGGGTTTGATCAACAGAGCCATGCAAAAGCGCAATGACCATTTGAAAAGGTTCGAATAA
- a CDS encoding alkaline phosphatase family protein, whose translation MTGKFKVALAALLICFVSSGAQAKGPYFQKVIWVVLENTDYASAMAQADFARLAQMGASFQNFNGESHPSQANYIAMIAGDTMGVRGDGNADISGKHLGDLLEAAGKDWRVYAEDYPGNCFTGATRGNYARKHNPFISFTNVSKDSERCKKIVPADQFDSDFEHQQLSEFSMYIPNLRDDGHNTGVEYAGKWFSKKFANLLNSPDGLRDTLLVVTFDESESRLTNKIYTVLLGENIQAGIQIPQAHNHISLLKLIEDQLQLGNLGRADLTAPPIMGLWK comes from the coding sequence ATGACAGGGAAGTTCAAAGTGGCGCTGGCCGCTCTTCTGATTTGTTTTGTATCTTCTGGGGCCCAAGCTAAGGGGCCCTATTTCCAGAAGGTTATTTGGGTTGTTCTGGAAAATACCGACTATGCGTCGGCGATGGCTCAGGCCGACTTTGCGCGACTTGCTCAAATGGGTGCGTCTTTTCAAAATTTCAATGGCGAAAGTCATCCTTCTCAGGCCAATTATATTGCGATGATCGCTGGCGACACCATGGGGGTTCGTGGTGATGGCAATGCGGATATCTCAGGAAAACACCTGGGCGATTTGTTAGAGGCTGCCGGTAAGGACTGGCGAGTTTATGCTGAAGACTATCCGGGAAATTGCTTTACCGGTGCGACTCGCGGCAACTATGCCCGCAAACACAATCCATTTATTAGCTTCACCAATGTCAGCAAGGATTCTGAACGTTGCAAAAAAATTGTTCCTGCTGATCAATTTGATTCAGACTTTGAACATCAGCAACTTTCTGAGTTTTCAATGTACATCCCAAACCTTCGCGATGATGGTCACAACACCGGTGTGGAGTATGCTGGAAAGTGGTTCTCGAAGAAGTTTGCCAATCTTTTGAATTCACCAGATGGACTTCGCGACACTTTATTGGTTGTTACCTTTGATGAAAGTGAATCGCGCTTAACAAATAAGATCTACACTGTTCTGTTGGGTGAAAATATCCAGGCTGGCATTCAGATTCCACAAGCGCACAATCACATCAGTCTTTTGAAATTGATTGAAGATCAGTTGCAGCTTGGGAATTTGGGACGCGCAGACCTGACAGCCCCACCCATTATGGGTCTTTGGAAATAG
- a CDS encoding cytochrome b562: protein MRRLFIVTMMALLLPAASFAQDASSSLKQNMKQIGSLTKQIVATVKDSSKDQDNANKSAQLVALFQLVYNQAADGVQDIPADQQQAAIEDFQNLIQQEIDLATQLQAAFASNDTNAAATILQQMNDIKHEGHDKYNP from the coding sequence ATGCGCCGTTTATTTATCGTAACTATGATGGCTTTGTTATTACCAGCTGCAAGCTTCGCACAAGATGCAAGCAGTTCGTTGAAACAAAATATGAAACAAATTGGCTCTTTGACGAAGCAAATTGTAGCGACCGTCAAAGACTCTAGCAAAGATCAAGACAACGCGAATAAGTCCGCACAATTGGTTGCTCTTTTCCAGTTGGTTTACAATCAAGCCGCTGACGGTGTTCAGGATATTCCCGCAGATCAACAACAAGCTGCAATCGAGGATTTCCAAAACTTGATCCAACAAGAGATCGATTTGGCGACCCAACTTCAAGCCGCTTTTGCATCCAATGACACCAATGCAGCAGCAACTATTTTGCAGCAAATGAACGACATCAAGCACGAAGGTCACGACAAGTACAATCCATAG
- a CDS encoding TIGR02147 family protein: protein MNTISVYEYKDYKKFITDWIANGPHKGRGLRKQLAEAVGCQTAFITHVLGGDYHFSLEQAESCARWMGLNELDSEFLLLLVMHKRAGSKGLQKIFQKQISQKREEHSVLKKRVNISESLSLEDQSTYYSSWHYAAIHMALLNPALQSLDNLQKYFQLPTASLHSTLEFLTTRGFVKHEQGLYKVLKPVLHLEMSSPLILQHHTQWRLKSIEAIGTRRPENLHYSGVISLSEDDYEWVREKLSQLLKEAVERLQSSPDEKLACLNFDWFQV, encoded by the coding sequence ATGAACACCATCTCTGTCTACGAGTACAAGGATTACAAGAAGTTCATAACGGATTGGATCGCCAATGGTCCTCACAAAGGAAGAGGTCTTCGCAAGCAATTGGCAGAGGCCGTAGGCTGCCAAACAGCCTTTATCACTCATGTTCTGGGCGGCGACTATCATTTCAGTCTTGAGCAGGCAGAGTCATGTGCGCGCTGGATGGGCTTGAACGAGTTGGATTCAGAGTTTCTGCTCCTGTTGGTCATGCACAAGCGCGCAGGCTCCAAAGGTCTTCAGAAAATTTTTCAAAAACAGATCTCTCAGAAGCGCGAAGAGCATTCCGTTCTTAAAAAACGTGTGAATATTTCAGAGAGCTTATCTCTGGAAGATCAGTCCACCTACTACTCCAGCTGGCACTATGCCGCGATTCACATGGCTTTGCTCAATCCTGCCTTGCAGTCCTTGGACAATCTGCAGAAATACTTTCAGCTGCCCACAGCTTCTCTTCATTCGACTTTGGAATTTTTAACCACGCGCGGGTTTGTGAAACACGAACAGGGTCTTTACAAAGTTTTGAAGCCAGTACTGCATCTTGAAATGTCGTCACCGCTGATCTTGCAGCATCATACGCAGTGGCGGTTGAAATCCATCGAGGCGATCGGCACTCGAAGACCGGAAAATCTTCACTACTCTGGAGTGATCTCTTTATCTGAAGATGATTACGAATGGGTCCGAGAAAAACTTTCGCAGCTTTTAAAAGAAGCCGTCGAGCGTCTTCAGTCTTCGCCCGACGAAAAGTTGGCCTGCCTGAATTTTGATTGGTTTCAGGTATAG
- a CDS encoding carbohydrate porin has protein sequence MKSIIWAILVTLFAQPSFALDADFLGYLRGGSGLNLQGGQRECFYNQGLPGNFLRLGNECDFYTELAMVFNHKKATADDPVFFRTQVRFAYSSKGLRQWESTVSSVNGSPGTVKLPNNEIEAYVKAGGFSEVPGEFWVGKRFYRDVDLHIFDWYYYADMSGVGAGVEALSVGPGQLAIAHMIQSNEDLNSTSVGRPVLNVLDLRYTSVPVGSQKINFWTAYAWAPGSTQGTTQYNPTNGYAIASRLEGPAFTGHNNVALLFGQGAMKDFNIYGNSAVPATDTSQNRAWNVRLVNDWNRDVTDYWAIMFGVAANYGSNGKDSKNIVQWQEIGIRPIYFVTDRFQWVFETGYSHYKDESETLTNGQPAGDRELGRVTVAPQLSMSKSMWGRPVLRAFASYSFWNSNNEDPKYIGASAPTFANKSSGMSFGYQFEAWF, from the coding sequence ATGAAAAGTATAATTTGGGCTATATTAGTTACTTTGTTTGCACAGCCTAGCTTTGCGCTAGATGCTGATTTTTTAGGCTATTTGCGTGGGGGATCAGGTCTGAACCTTCAAGGAGGGCAGAGGGAATGCTTCTACAATCAAGGATTGCCGGGTAATTTCTTACGCTTAGGGAATGAGTGCGATTTCTATACAGAATTGGCGATGGTTTTTAATCATAAAAAAGCCACTGCTGACGACCCTGTATTTTTTAGAACGCAAGTTCGCTTCGCCTACAGCTCTAAAGGTCTGCGTCAATGGGAGTCCACTGTTTCATCAGTCAATGGCTCACCGGGAACAGTAAAGCTTCCTAATAATGAAATTGAAGCCTACGTCAAAGCGGGAGGATTTTCTGAAGTTCCAGGAGAGTTTTGGGTCGGGAAGCGTTTCTACCGTGACGTCGATTTGCATATTTTCGATTGGTACTACTACGCTGACATGAGCGGTGTCGGTGCCGGGGTGGAAGCTTTGTCCGTAGGGCCAGGACAATTGGCGATCGCTCACATGATTCAGTCCAATGAGGATCTCAACTCCACATCAGTGGGACGACCGGTTTTAAATGTTTTGGATTTGCGCTACACGTCTGTGCCGGTGGGAAGCCAAAAGATCAATTTCTGGACGGCGTATGCATGGGCTCCAGGAAGTACGCAGGGGACGACACAATACAATCCAACTAATGGCTATGCAATTGCGAGCCGTTTGGAGGGGCCGGCATTTACTGGGCACAACAATGTTGCGCTATTGTTTGGTCAAGGTGCTATGAAAGATTTTAATATCTATGGCAACAGTGCTGTTCCCGCGACAGATACGTCGCAGAATCGTGCTTGGAATGTGCGTCTGGTCAACGATTGGAATCGAGACGTGACAGACTACTGGGCGATCATGTTTGGCGTTGCTGCGAACTATGGAAGTAATGGCAAAGATTCTAAAAACATTGTGCAGTGGCAAGAAATTGGTATTCGTCCGATTTACTTTGTAACTGACCGCTTCCAATGGGTTTTTGAAACAGGTTATTCTCACTATAAAGATGAATCAGAAACTTTGACGAATGGTCAGCCCGCTGGGGATCGTGAACTGGGTCGTGTGACAGTGGCTCCACAGTTGTCTATGAGCAAGAGTATGTGGGGACGCCCAGTACTGCGTGCCTTTGCGTCTTACTCCTTTTGGAATAGCAACAACGAAGACCCGAAGTACATTGGAGCGAGTGCGCCGACCTTTGCCAACAAAAGTTCCGGCATGAGCTTCGGCTACCAGTTCGAGGCTTGGTTTTAG
- a CDS encoding alpha-1,6-glucosidase domain-containing protein, whose translation MLILFFPLFISGIAHGRGGPARAQWLNSQQLLLKLPQGLRATDSTNFVLATGDISLQKNPNKITLPLLEIRNNYALLSSAGVDRATIQELLHHPLKVFVTDNTNQVLDSTAIQYAGLLDEIYAYQGEDLGLTVQGSQMQLKLWAPTALAVRLFLYSSSASDAHQPSQILPMNWQDGVWAATLSQQYQNSFYLYEVTVYQPLTDQIETSLVTDPYSFSLSMNGTMSQLIDVQASDLKPSGWDNLQKPHLNSFKDIVIYELHIRDFSASDETIPFPYRGTYDAFSFPQSNSNRHLRSLGQAGLTHVHLLPFNDFGSVNENKSTWQTVNSGNGNLQDPQDALSRVRATDGFNWGYDPVHFLVPEGSYSIKPDGVSRVREVRDMVQSLNTMGLRVIQDVVFNHTFASGLDRLSVFDKIVPLYYYRLNDEGTTYNTSCCSDTASEHRMMEKLMIDTVRHWARTYKIDGFRFDLMSFHSRDTILKIKDAVRSLTVSDDGVDGSKIYLYGEGWPFGSFYDRNPKAAMTQVNSYGAGVGLFNDRLRDAVRGGTTNSSEKSDQGYATGLYFDFNKEPANRNTPTNLNDQRDKLLHLGDVIKVGLAGNLRDFTFREHLGSVIRGGDLLYRSSQVATSAQPIETINYVSAHDGYTLWDSVQAKAPFYTEGRSPALASVENRQRMHQLAMAIPLLSQGIPFIEAGTEILRSKNGDQDSYDSGDFFNRLDWSGATNHWGEGLPPAWKNYDDWSFWQPRLQTPALQASASLIAQTNNYFKALLRVRQSTSLFKMNSLDEIMSRLTFIDNENRSEPGLIAMILHNDQEALLIFFNSSRDSRIFSDKVMSYAWEIHPLFDSKVDSALSQVVLLPKQSQVQIPGLSTVVLRMSLGNKARLHFRGVR comes from the coding sequence ATGCTGATTTTGTTTTTCCCGTTATTTATTAGCGGTATAGCGCATGGTCGTGGGGGACCGGCGCGCGCGCAATGGCTGAACTCTCAGCAACTTCTTCTTAAACTTCCCCAGGGCCTGCGTGCGACTGACAGCACGAACTTCGTGTTAGCGACTGGCGATATTTCTCTTCAGAAAAATCCAAATAAGATCACCCTGCCCCTGCTTGAAATTCGAAACAATTACGCACTGTTGAGCTCGGCAGGAGTGGACAGAGCGACTATTCAAGAGTTGCTCCATCATCCACTGAAAGTCTTTGTCACTGACAACACCAATCAGGTTTTGGATTCGACAGCAATTCAATATGCAGGTCTCCTCGATGAAATTTACGCTTACCAGGGTGAGGATTTAGGGCTGACGGTTCAAGGATCGCAAATGCAATTGAAGCTGTGGGCTCCCACTGCTTTAGCTGTTCGTCTTTTCCTTTATTCTTCCAGTGCCTCCGATGCTCATCAACCCTCTCAGATCCTTCCGATGAATTGGCAAGACGGAGTTTGGGCAGCGACTTTATCTCAACAATACCAAAATAGTTTCTATCTCTATGAAGTGACCGTTTATCAGCCACTCACCGATCAAATTGAAACTTCTTTGGTAACTGATCCTTACAGTTTCAGTCTGTCGATGAACGGCACCATGTCGCAATTGATCGACGTGCAAGCCTCTGACTTGAAACCTTCAGGATGGGACAACTTACAGAAGCCCCATCTGAATTCATTCAAAGACATCGTGATTTACGAATTGCATATTCGTGATTTCAGCGCCAGCGATGAGACCATTCCTTTCCCTTATCGCGGCACTTACGATGCGTTCTCTTTCCCACAAAGCAATAGCAATCGCCATTTGCGATCATTGGGGCAAGCAGGCCTAACCCATGTTCATCTTCTGCCTTTCAATGACTTCGGCTCGGTCAACGAAAACAAATCCACCTGGCAGACAGTCAATTCTGGCAATGGAAATTTGCAAGATCCACAGGATGCGCTTTCAAGAGTGCGTGCGACAGATGGATTCAACTGGGGATATGATCCTGTTCATTTTCTTGTTCCAGAGGGCAGCTACTCGATAAAACCAGATGGTGTTTCCCGCGTGCGCGAAGTGCGCGACATGGTTCAAAGCCTGAACACGATGGGTCTTCGGGTGATTCAGGATGTGGTCTTTAACCACACTTTTGCCAGCGGACTGGATCGCTTGTCTGTATTCGATAAAATCGTTCCTCTTTACTACTATCGTCTGAACGATGAAGGAACCACCTACAACACTTCCTGCTGCAGTGACACCGCAAGTGAACATCGCATGATGGAAAAGCTCATGATCGATACAGTAAGGCACTGGGCCCGCACTTATAAAATCGACGGCTTCCGCTTTGATCTCATGTCATTCCATTCTCGCGATACTATTTTGAAGATCAAAGACGCAGTTCGCTCTCTGACAGTGTCTGATGATGGCGTGGACGGTTCAAAAATTTATCTGTATGGCGAAGGTTGGCCTTTTGGCTCTTTCTATGATCGCAATCCGAAAGCAGCCATGACCCAGGTAAATTCCTACGGTGCAGGAGTCGGCCTGTTCAATGATCGCTTGCGTGATGCAGTTCGTGGCGGCACGACAAACTCTTCTGAAAAATCAGATCAGGGTTATGCCACGGGACTGTATTTTGACTTTAATAAAGAGCCGGCAAACCGCAATACTCCGACGAATCTCAATGATCAGCGCGACAAGCTTCTTCACTTGGGTGACGTCATTAAAGTGGGTCTTGCAGGGAACTTGCGTGACTTCACCTTCCGCGAACACTTGGGTTCGGTCATCCGCGGAGGTGATTTACTTTATCGTTCCAGCCAGGTTGCAACTTCAGCTCAACCGATTGAGACTATTAACTATGTCTCTGCTCACGATGGCTACACTCTTTGGGACTCTGTTCAAGCCAAAGCGCCATTCTACACAGAGGGTCGCTCCCCTGCATTGGCCTCTGTTGAAAATCGTCAGCGCATGCACCAATTGGCCATGGCCATTCCTTTACTCAGTCAGGGAATTCCATTTATCGAGGCTGGCACTGAAATCTTACGCTCGAAAAATGGCGATCAAGACAGTTATGATTCCGGCGACTTTTTCAATCGTCTTGATTGGTCAGGCGCGACAAATCATTGGGGTGAAGGCCTTCCTCCAGCTTGGAAAAACTATGATGATTGGTCTTTCTGGCAGCCACGTTTGCAGACACCTGCTTTGCAAGCTTCAGCTAGTTTAATTGCACAAACAAACAACTACTTTAAGGCCTTGCTTCGAGTCCGCCAAAGTACGTCATTGTTTAAGATGAATTCCCTCGATGAAATCATGAGTCGTCTGACCTTCATCGATAATGAAAACCGCAGCGAACCAGGTCTTATTGCTATGATCTTGCACAACGACCAAGAAGCCTTGTTGATCTTCTTCAACAGCTCTCGTGATTCGCGCATTTTTTCAGACAAAGTCATGAGCTACGCCTGGGAGATTCATCCTTTGTTTGACTCTAAAGTTGATTCTGCTTTGTCACAGGTTGTACTTCTGCCCAAGCAATCACAAGTTCAAATACCGGGTCTTTCGACTGTTGTCTTAAGAATGTCTCTTGGAAATAAGGCCCGACTCCACTTCCGAGGTGTTCGATAA